The window TCTGAGCAAGATCATCGATTCCAAGTCCAATAAGGGAACGCCAGTCCTTGTCCAGGAACTCGGCCAGCTGCTTGGACATGTACTTTACCTTACGGTCGCGATCAAAGATGACCAAGATGGAGTGGTCGTTGGAAAGCATGATGGTATCCAGGATGGTATCCTTCTGGATACCACTGGTTTCATCGTTAATCATGAAAAGATAACGCATTGCGCCGTCATCTTCCACGAGAACCTGGAATACAATACTCCACCATGCGATTTCCCCGTCGGTATTTCGAACAGGAATCAGAATCTTACGTTCGCTGGCATGCATCTCGCCACCCATGGCAACACGGTGAGCGAACTTCTTGAACTGATCCATGGGGAAATACTTAAAGAGGATCTCGCCCTTAATATCTTCACCATTATTCAAATAGTTTACGATGTAGGCACTTGCATGAAGAATATCGAAGGAGTCATTAGTCAAAATCAGCCTGAAGTTATCGCTACCCAGCAAGGTATCGAAAATGGTACTGGAACTTACGCTATCATTCAGGTCCCGCTGGATAAACTTACGGAATAGAATATGGGCAACCAAGGCCGCAAATCCCATCAGAAGCAAAACAATAAAGCCAACCACAAGGATGATGGTATTCATATTGCCTTCGATACCGGCAATAATCTTGTTCTGCTGCATCACATGAACCACATAGAACGGCGAATGCTGAAGCGGGGCCACCATGAACACCAGGTGCTGGCGATGTTCATTGGTTCGTTCAAAGCGAAGAACCTTCCCTGCCATGAGAGAATCTGCATCAAACATGTCCTCGATCATGGAAAGCAGGTTGGCTACGCTATCCTGCACCACCTTGCCTCGACTTGTTTCGTAGGGGAAATAGGTGAAAAGGTTGTTGTTTTCCATGCCAACCAGCAAGGATACACCGCCCTCATCGCGAGCCAAGGCGGATATGGCCATGCGAACCTTGTGAAGATCAAGATCCTCAGCTACAGCACCCTTGAATTTCTGGTCCTTGTCCCAAATCGGGTACGACAAGGTCATAACCTGCTTTCCAGCCTCAGACCTGATTTCAGGACCAGTCATGGCGAGGCCACGTTTTCTTGATGATTCCAGGTACCAAGCCGTTGTACGGACTTCGGTCTTGCCCTTGCCCAGCTTATAGCCTTTATGGGAATAAAATTCGCCATCCCTGTTGCCGTAGAGAATGTCGACCAGGCCTTCACCATTCTGGAAGTACTTGGCCATAACACCCTTGACCATGTTTTCCTTGGGAGTCTGCTGAATTTTCTTGGCCAAGCCAAGGAAACGATCCTGGGCATTTACAATATAGCCGTCAATTTCACTAACAACCTTGTCCTGCAGGTTTGCCTCGGTTGATGCATAAGCAGACGATACCAGGATCGACTTGACTGATGTAACAAAGATGGCAATCAACAAAACCGTGGCAACCAGCATAGGAATGCTGTACACCAAGGAAATCTTCCAGCGGAGACGTCTGCGCTGGGCGTTAAGAGGACTATGATGTTGATGATGAGTCACTAACTAATACCCGTTCCCAAAAGAGTTTCTACCCCATGAACTTTTCGTAGAAGAGAGGCAGATCCTTCTCTATTTCCATGAATGCGTCAACCACATCCGGATCAAACTGAGTTCCCCTGCCCTTTCGGATTTCTTCCACCGCGATTCTATGAGGGAAGGGATCCTTGTAGGGCCTGCGAGAAACCAGAGCATCGTAGACATCGGCTACTGCCATAAGTCTTGCGCCAACAGGAATGTCCTCCCCCTTCAGCTTATTCGGATAGCCTTCGCCGTCCCAACGTTCATGGTGGCTGAGAGCAATATCGGCAGCAATCTTGACAAGGGGAATTTCGGAAAGTTCACGCATTGCACCGAGCAACACATCGTAACCAATTTGAGGATGCTTGCTCATGACCTCTCTTTCGTCTATGGTCAGCTTAGCGGGCTTTCGCAAAATTTCATCGGGAATGCCCACCTTGCCGATATCGTGCAAGGGAGCCGCAGTCGCATAAAAGTCAACGTAGTCCAAAGAAGGAATGGACTTTGAAAATTTTGGATTCCTACGGAGCTTTTCGGCAAGCATCTGCACCAGGGACTGGGTTCTGCGAATATGTTCGCCAGTATCGGTGTCGCGATGTTCTGCCAATGAACCCAAACTAGCCAGCATAACCTTCAGGGTCTTCCTGAGTACAATGGTCTTTTCGTCCACCAGGTCATGGAGGTGGTCGCGCTGCTGCTTGAATTCCAACTGGTTCTTGATACGCAGGCGGACAAGATCCGGATTGAAGGGCTTCGTAATATAGTCTACGGCACCAAGATCCAAGCCGATCTGTTCGCTTCGAGAATCAGCCTTTGCAGTCAAGAAGATAACGGGAGTATTATCGACCAAGCCGCGGCTACGCATTTCACGCAGTGTTTCGTACCCATCCATCTCAGGCATCATAACATCAAGAAGGATAAGATCTGGCTTTACCTTCTCCGTGAGTACAAGGGCCTTCTTC of the Fibrobacter sp. genome contains:
- a CDS encoding response regulator, with protein sequence MEFERAKILVIDDTKTNIEVLEGILSNDYDMYVALNGKKALVLTEKVKPDLILLDVMMPEMDGYETLREMRSRGLVDNTPVIFLTAKADSRSEQIGLDLGAVDYITKPFNPDLVRLRIKNQLEFKQQRDHLHDLVDEKTIVLRKTLKVMLASLGSLAEHRDTDTGEHIRRTQSLVQMLAEKLRRNPKFSKSIPSLDYVDFYATAAPLHDIGKVGIPDEILRKPAKLTIDEREVMSKHPQIGYDVLLGAMRELSEIPLVKIAADIALSHHERWDGEGYPNKLKGEDIPVGARLMAVADVYDALVSRRPYKDPFPHRIAVEEIRKGRGTQFDPDVVDAFMEIEKDLPLFYEKFMG